Below is a genomic region from Prunus persica cultivar Lovell chromosome G3, Prunus_persica_NCBIv2, whole genome shotgun sequence.
AAAATTTCTATTAAATGCTATGGAGAAAGTGCAATTGGCTGCTATGATTTTCATTAATTTCTAtgaataagaaaatcaaacacacCATTAATCTGTCTTCTGTTTCTATTTAGACTGTTTACTTAGTTACTCTCTCACGTAATTTTTGGCTTGCTGCTGAAGTACGTCATAGAATTTGTTGCTGTTAGTTAATTATGATAGATTATTTTAGTCGTTTTATGGTCCTGTTGCCAATTCAATTTCCTTCTTAAAACTTCACTTTCTTTTATGGAGGGAAAGGATCTGGAATTTGAgctactttcatttatttcctGACCTGTTTCATTGTGAATAATATTAACTCCCCTTTATCCTTATCCGATTTTCTGATGATTTTCCTTTCAGAGGCCTTTACCAATTACTTCAGCAAGTATGGAGAAATAGCAGATTCTGTTATAATGATTGATAAACATTCTGGGAGGCCAAGGGGGTTTGGGTTTGTAACATTTGCTGATCCAGGGGTTGTTGATTCGGTTTTGGAGGAAGAACATGTCATAGATGGCAGAGTGGTAAACATTCATTGTCCTAGTGCCTAATAATATAATGTCATAATTTTTCCAAAACTTCGAATAGATTGTTGGATAGTTTTGTCTGACTCTGTTACCCGATTGgtgttgaaatattttatacCAGGTGGAGGTGAAGAGGACAGTCCCGAGGGAGAATATGGGGTTTAAGGGGATAtcgaaaagaaagaagattttTGTTGGTGGAATACCAACGTCTTTGACTGATGGTATAGTAGAACCtacttcatatttttattatgattgcaataatttttttttctttccttttttgacATTATGGTATAACATTGTAGATGAGTTGGGGGAATATTTCTCTACATATGGTAGCATTGTTGAGCACCAGATTATGGTAGATCATAAAACTGGGAGGTCTAGAGGATTTGGGTTTGTCACTTTTGAGAATGAAGATGCTCTTGACAAGGTATTTTCTGAGGGCAAGATACACGAACTTGGAGGCAAACAGGTACAAGTTAAAGATTGATTAGTATCTTTTCATGTATGGTTTCTGGATGAAATGTTTATAACGTTGGCACTTTAATGTTAAATGTAGGTGGAAATAAAAAAGGCTGAACCTAAAAGGGGTGGTGGTGATTTCAGTGGCAGTGCTCCCAAGTCATATGGTGGCTTAGGTGGTGCTGCAGCTGGATATGGTGCATATAATTCTGCAAGTCGGTACAACGGAAAAATGGGCAGGGGCTATGGTGGAGGTGGGTATCCCACCTATGGTACTTACAATAATTATGGTGGAAACTATGCTGGAAGCTATGCGGGTTTCTACGGTGGCTATGGTGGATATGGATATGGATTTGGGTATGGTGGACCCATGTATGGCAATGCTGGATATGCGGCCAGTGGATATGGCATGCCTGCTGGTTATGGTGGGAATACTGCCTATGGTGGTGGTAGAGGATATGGAAATGGTGCTGTTGGCCGTGGTGGTGGTAGCGGCGGTGGAAGTTATGGTTCTGGTAGAGGATATGATCGGAGT
It encodes:
- the LOC18783048 gene encoding heterogeneous nuclear ribonucleoprotein 1 is translated as MEDFPERSRFDDNQIAYNGNEEFEQPPEQQYEEFEQPPEQQFDLGRGFETNHNVDSEGNEFRDSFNHRDSAAGKLFVGGVSWETTEEAFTNYFSKYGEIADSVIMIDKHSGRPRGFGFVTFADPGVVDSVLEEEHVIDGRVVEVKRTVPRENMGFKGISKRKKIFVGGIPTSLTDDELGEYFSTYGSIVEHQIMVDHKTGRSRGFGFVTFENEDALDKVFSEGKIHELGGKQVEIKKAEPKRGGGDFSGSAPKSYGGLGGAAAGYGAYNSASRYNGKMGRGYGGGGYPTYGTYNNYGGNYAGSYAGFYGGYGGYGYGFGYGGPMYGNAGYAASGYGMPAGYGGNTAYGGGRGYGNGAVGRGGGSGGGSYGSGRGYDRSGGSTTGRYHPYQK